The genome window caaccgtaagaccttcgttcatcttcgaaaacacaaattaggatattttgatgaaatccgagagttttttaaTCCTCttttgaaagcaatgaaattaccacattcaaggtccagaaaaaagtagtaaaaacattgttaaaatagtctgACTACAATAGTTCAACcttattataaagcgacgagaatactttttttactttttgtgtgcaaaaacaaaacaaaaattacgactttattcaacaaattcatctctccccTCTCATTCTGCAAAGCTATTTATATtgcagagcttctgtgtttatattctatatcattttttatttgatgcCATTCGCAGTGCTTCACAGGATTGTAGTTGTTTCCCACATTAAAGCCTTTACACAGTCTCCAACGTACACagtcttgtttttttgtctgattttcaaatactttttgcttcaaatcaaagtttttaATTATGCAATTCACCTCACTGTTTAGTTTGGTTCGAGGcttataacttttaaaaaaagattttaaaatcccATGGGAAAATCACTTCAACCAAGACAGCTGAAAAAGTGTACGAGCTCTGTTGCACTgtactgtttgtttttaataaagattataggttaatattacatatacatCTAATATGATGGAttctcatgtttgtgtgtttgtgtttttctcagTGTTGTTGGAAGGTCACATGCAGAAGAGTCCATATTCCAGAGGCTTGTGGACTGGGGAGAAAACGAGGAGCACCCCTCCCCCAAAAGCGCCAGCCCCCGTGTTCTCAACCCCCTGCGCCTTTTCGCCCGGGGATCCCCTGGGTTCAAGAGCAACAGGAGGGAGATTACATATTTGGAAAACATCGAGGACTCCTGGGACTGGTTATCTAACCAGACAGATGTCAGAGAGTCGCAGAGCAGGACTAAACGCAGACCCATCGTGAAAACGggcaagtttaaaaaaatgttcggCTGGGGTGACTTCAACTCCAACATCAAGACTGTGAAACTAAATCTCCTCATTACAGGCAAGATAGTGGACCACGGCAACGGCACGTTTAGCGTTTACTTCCGTCATAATTCCACGGGCCTGGGGAACGTCTCTGTAAGCCTGGTGCCGCCTTCCAAGGTGGTGGAGTTTGAGATCGCCCAGCAGTCCACCCTGGAGACGAAAGACTCAAAATCTTTCAACTGCCGGATCGAGTACCAGAAAACGGACCGCAGCAAAAAGACTTCACACTGCAGCTATGACCCGTCCAACGTGTGTTACCAAGAGTCCACCCAGAGCCACGTGTCCTGGCTCTGCTCGAAGCCCTTCAAAGTCATATGCATCTACATCGCCTTTTACAGCACTGACTATAAACTGGTGCAGAAAATCTGCCCAGATTACAACTACCACAGCGACACGCCGTACGCTTCCACGGGTTAAGATCCGGTCCATCCTCCACAGTGAGAATGGTCAACCTCATTTTCACCATGTGTTCATCTGATTTAGaagcaattaaaataaatccagATGTTTCGCATTAGGCTACATTACTGGCATGTGCTTCAACCTCTGCCTTTGCCTTTTGTGATACGGCAGTCACGACGTTTGATGGCAAAATAACTGATCAAAGCTTTTGTTTTTGGCTGTAAACGTCCCACATCCCATCCCGTGGTTTGAGTTCTGTTGGGAATTTTTTTCCCGAAAACACACCTTTCTCTATTTGTCAAGCTAATAAATCACAGACCTACAGAGGATAGAATATAAGTGAAACACCTTTTTATTGTGaggtttatgtgtgtgttagtgtgtgtgtgttttattgagCAATGTGTTTGGCACTAAATTGTGGAAAGCATTTATGCAGTTGACAAGGTAAATGCGAACGGGTTAAATCATTCAGCAAAGACATCACATACAAATTACTCTTAGTCATTTTGCATTTCACAAAAGATCTATGTGTGAATTGAGATTTGTGTATAATTTCAAAGAGTAATTTGCGATGTCTCACGAGAGCACAATTCATTGGACAGGTGGATTTAGTGAATCTGGCAGCCGGTTAACAACCCTTTGTCATGGTCTCGCCACAGAGATCCACATTTCCAGGCtctaattaacattaattatagtGGGAAATTTCACTTACAAACCATGACAGAGGGGACCGAAGCCAAAAACTGAAATTTAGCATGTCAGTCATGTAGCAAACCTCTATTCATGCCAGTGACTTTGGACTGGAATTAAACTCTTTCGTATCTTCTGTTCCTCGAAAAGAGAGTAAATACAGACATTTATGCAAATGCACATGAAgttgtaatttaatacattatgtGAGTCTGCCTTATGGGAgtctgtcataatttaaaacAGTACCTGGAGATCAGTTGAaggaataatttttgttttcacattATAGTCTAAATGTCAGTGTGTCACAATGAACCAGTTGAAATGCCATAGTCTGATAATCAGAACTGGAATTCTCAGGTTCCATatgtgcgtgtgcgtgcgtgtgtgccTAACAGATTATGGCCGTTTATTTTATTCTCATATCAGGGCGACTGATCTGGATCACAGTTCTGCTCGAAGTGAAGAATCAGATGGATTATTAATTGTACTGATACTCTAATTGTCTTGCCACACGAACATTAGCATCAAGAACATGTTGATACAAAGATAGCTGTTTATAGTTGTATTTAGTTTATAATCCTGTGTGCAATTTTGTGAATAGTGTATAAATGTGACTATAAAACCGTTGTGTATTTTGCCTTTTAATGATGAATTAGTTTCTTTATTCTCTCAATACAGCATAAACAGTTTTCCTACGTTTGGTGCTTGTCACAGc of Ctenopharyngodon idella isolate HZGC_01 chromosome 9, HZGC01, whole genome shotgun sequence contains these proteins:
- the nxph2a gene encoding LOW QUALITY PROTEIN: neurexophilin-2 (The sequence of the model RefSeq protein was modified relative to this genomic sequence to represent the inferred CDS: inserted 2 bases in 1 codon), which encodes MQIVSAVLLLFCLHKCCWKVTCRRVHIPEXLVDWGENEEHPSPKSASPRVLNPLRLFARGSPGFKSNRREITYLENIEDSWDWLSNQTDVRESQSRTKRRPIVKTGKFKKMFGWGDFNSNIKTVKLNLLITGKIVDHGNGTFSVYFRHNSTGLGNVSVSLVPPSKVVEFEIAQQSTLETKDSKSFNCRIEYQKTDRSKKTSHCSYDPSNVCYQESTQSHVSWLCSKPFKVICIYIAFYSTDYKLVQKICPDYNYHSDTPYASTG